In a single window of the Pirellulales bacterium genome:
- a CDS encoding DUF1549 and DUF1553 domain-containing protein has translation MNTTNHKFAHLLAGLLVGLCLTTSTAYADAPLEKIEVFPPNVELSTARDRQRMVVVGTRTDGVTIDLTAQAQFNPANPALLRFEGPVACPAADGETTLDVACAGQTVQVPVVVKQAAVDRPASFKLDIMPVFMRAGCNTGSCHGAARGKDGFRLSLFGFDPDGDHFRLTRELSYRRINLAIPQESLLIEKAVGAVPHTGGKRFEPTSEYCQTLLRWLDAGAPLDAGEVPQVTEVEVFPRRAVLEGEGATQQFIARAKYSDGTDRDVTNLAVFLTNNDNSAAINVDGLVTAANRGEAFVMARFATHTVGSQVLVLPKDLQYSPPVTQPVNYVDELVNAKLQKLRILPSELCTDEVFLRRATIDIAGMVPTEAEYQEFVADQDPQKRARLVDRLLARKEFSEIWGMKWAELLMVKSTVDVSYKSMFLYSNWLTERISSNMPLNLMVQELLGASGGTFTNAATNYYQIERETLKTAENVAQVFMGIRTQCAQCHNHPFDRWTMDDYYSFAAFFSQIGRKTGEDYRETIIFNTSAGEVAHPVGGRVMPPKFLGGAVPNVAGQDRRVVLAKWLASPENPYFATSVANRVWAHFFGVGIIEPVDDVRVSNPATNPELYQALGEKFTQYNYDFKQLVRDICNSQTYQRASERTESNASDELNFAHSRIRRIRSENALDCVSQITETKDKFPGLPLGARAVQIADGNGSTYFLTTFGRSNRATVGVCEVKTDPTLSQSLHLLNGETVESKVRDGGAIKRMLEAGRTPEQIIESIYIRCLCRKPTTDERDKLIAVIAAEPVPQKGLEDVFWAVLNSREFLFNH, from the coding sequence ATGAACACTACCAACCATAAATTCGCGCACCTGTTGGCCGGGCTACTGGTCGGCCTGTGTTTGACGACATCGACGGCCTACGCGGACGCACCGCTCGAGAAGATCGAAGTCTTTCCGCCAAACGTCGAACTTTCCACCGCGCGCGATCGGCAGCGGATGGTCGTCGTTGGCACGCGGACAGACGGTGTGACGATTGACCTGACGGCCCAGGCTCAATTCAATCCGGCCAACCCGGCGCTATTGCGATTTGAGGGGCCGGTGGCCTGCCCCGCGGCCGATGGCGAGACGACGCTGGACGTCGCCTGTGCCGGGCAGACGGTGCAAGTGCCCGTGGTTGTCAAGCAAGCGGCGGTCGATCGCCCGGCGAGCTTCAAACTGGACATCATGCCGGTTTTCATGCGTGCGGGCTGCAACACGGGGAGCTGCCATGGGGCGGCCCGCGGTAAGGACGGATTCCGGCTATCGCTGTTCGGCTTTGATCCTGACGGAGATCACTTTCGTCTGACGCGCGAGCTAAGTTACCGCCGCATCAATTTGGCGATTCCGCAGGAAAGCCTATTGATCGAAAAAGCCGTCGGAGCGGTGCCGCACACAGGTGGCAAACGCTTCGAACCGACGAGCGAGTATTGCCAAACGCTGTTGCGCTGGCTGGACGCCGGCGCACCGTTGGATGCGGGCGAAGTGCCGCAGGTGACCGAGGTCGAAGTATTCCCGCGCCGGGCAGTGCTGGAAGGGGAAGGGGCCACGCAGCAATTCATTGCACGGGCCAAGTACTCGGACGGCACGGATCGTGACGTCACGAACCTGGCCGTGTTCCTGACGAACAATGACAACTCGGCGGCCATCAACGTCGATGGGTTGGTGACCGCGGCAAATCGGGGCGAGGCTTTTGTGATGGCCCGCTTTGCCACCCACACCGTGGGGAGCCAGGTGCTGGTGCTGCCCAAGGATCTGCAATATTCGCCCCCAGTCACGCAGCCGGTGAACTACGTCGACGAGTTGGTGAATGCCAAGCTGCAAAAGCTGCGGATCCTGCCCAGCGAGTTGTGTACGGACGAGGTATTTTTGCGGCGGGCCACGATCGACATTGCCGGCATGGTGCCGACCGAGGCCGAATATCAAGAATTCGTGGCTGACCAGGATCCACAGAAGCGTGCGCGCCTAGTCGATCGCCTGCTGGCCCGCAAGGAATTCTCCGAGATCTGGGGGATGAAATGGGCCGAGCTGCTGATGGTCAAGAGCACGGTCGACGTCAGCTACAAGTCGATGTTCTTGTACTCGAATTGGCTGACCGAGCGGATTTCCAGCAACATGCCGCTGAATTTGATGGTGCAAGAACTACTCGGGGCGAGCGGCGGCACATTCACCAACGCCGCCACGAACTACTATCAAATCGAACGCGAGACCCTGAAGACGGCCGAGAACGTGGCGCAAGTTTTCATGGGCATTCGCACGCAGTGCGCCCAATGCCACAACCATCCGTTCGATCGTTGGACGATGGACGATTACTACAGCTTTGCGGCGTTTTTCTCGCAAATCGGCCGTAAGACAGGCGAGGATTATCGCGAGACGATCATCTTCAACACGAGCGCCGGCGAGGTGGCCCATCCCGTGGGTGGCCGCGTCATGCCGCCAAAGTTTCTGGGGGGCGCCGTGCCGAACGTGGCCGGGCAAGATCGCCGTGTGGTGCTGGCCAAATGGCTGGCCTCGCCCGAGAATCCGTACTTTGCAACGAGCGTCGCCAACCGCGTGTGGGCTCACTTCTTTGGCGTCGGCATTATCGAACCGGTAGACGATGTGCGGGTGAGTAATCCGGCCACCAATCCGGAACTGTACCAGGCGCTGGGAGAGAAATTCACGCAATACAACTACGACTTCAAGCAGTTGGTGCGCGATATCTGCAACTCGCAAACGTACCAGCGCGCCAGCGAGCGGACCGAGAGTAACGCTTCCGACGAATTGAATTTCGCGCATTCGCGGATCCGGCGCATTCGGTCCGAGAATGCCCTCGATTGTGTCAGCCAGATCACCGAGACGAAGGACAAGTTCCCCGGCCTGCCGCTGGGCGCTCGCGCCGTACAGATTGCCGACGGCAACGGCTCGACATATTTTCTCACCACGTTCGGCCGCTCGAATCGGGCCACGGTGGGCGTGTGCGAGGTCAAGACGGACCCCACGCTGTCCCAATCCCTGCATTTGTTGAATGGCGAAACGGTGGAATCCAAGGTCCGCGATGGCGGCGCGATCAAACGCATGCTCGAGGCCGGCCGGACGCCCGAACAGATCATCGAATCGATCTATATCCGCTGTTTGTGCCGCAAACCGACGACGGACGAGCGCGACAAGCTGATTGCCGTAATCGCGGCCGAGCCGGTCCCACAAAAAGGGCTGGAAGACGTCTTTTGGGCGGTGCTCAACTCACGTGAGTTTTTGTTCAACCACTAA
- a CDS encoding c-type cytochrome domain-containing protein, whose translation MRFVSKSLIAALVIVGGARFAVADEAKPADGAEAKINYEEQVQAIFRQHCFTCHGPDTAKSDLRLDNYAAMMRGGASGAVLEPGDADSSRLWKLVAHEETPEMPPKQDKLPEATLATLKQWITQGALEKSGSTAKIKAKPKIEMKATAGAGKPEGPPPMPEGLSRQPVVYTPRAGTLTALAASPWAPLLAVAGQKQIVLYNSDTAQLLGVLPFAEGTPQVLRFSRSGTVLLAGGGHGGQSGRVALYDVRTGQRITEVGEELDCVLAADINDDHTQVALGGPSRVVRIYAVADGALVSEIRKHTDWITAIEYSPDGVLLTTADRNGGMFVWEAETAREYQNLKGHTLGITGVSWRIDGNVLASVSEDGTIKLWEMENGTQVKNWAAHPGGGTAVHFAMDGRLVSCGRDRVTKIWDQNGAQQRALEAFGDIALRTAFTHDGARVVAGDWTGDIRLWAAADGNLAGRLASNPPTLAMVATSEAARAAAAKAAVEQANAEVAAAQKAAEDKNAAATAAGEKLKAAQAEVEKLAAEKAAADKQLADKAAAAKGAAEAAAAAASAAQKAAEESAAFEQTQTARASAAK comes from the coding sequence ATGCGTTTCGTTTCCAAGTCGTTGATCGCTGCGCTGGTAATCGTTGGTGGCGCACGGTTCGCCGTCGCTGACGAGGCCAAGCCTGCGGACGGTGCGGAAGCAAAAATCAACTACGAGGAGCAGGTGCAGGCCATTTTTCGGCAGCACTGCTTCACCTGTCACGGTCCTGACACGGCCAAGAGCGACCTGCGGCTGGACAACTACGCCGCGATGATGCGCGGCGGCGCCAGCGGCGCCGTGTTGGAACCGGGCGATGCTGATAGTTCGCGTTTGTGGAAGCTTGTAGCGCACGAAGAAACGCCCGAGATGCCCCCCAAGCAGGACAAGCTGCCCGAGGCCACATTGGCAACGCTCAAGCAGTGGATCACGCAGGGGGCGTTGGAGAAGTCGGGCTCGACCGCCAAGATTAAAGCCAAGCCCAAGATCGAAATGAAAGCCACAGCCGGGGCAGGCAAGCCCGAGGGGCCGCCTCCCATGCCCGAGGGACTGTCGCGGCAACCGGTGGTCTACACGCCGCGGGCCGGCACGCTGACAGCGCTCGCAGCCAGTCCTTGGGCGCCGCTTTTGGCTGTGGCCGGTCAGAAGCAGATCGTGCTTTACAACTCGGACACCGCACAGCTGTTGGGAGTATTGCCGTTTGCCGAAGGGACGCCGCAAGTCCTCCGGTTCAGCCGCTCGGGAACGGTGCTATTGGCCGGCGGCGGACACGGCGGCCAGTCGGGACGCGTGGCTCTGTACGATGTGCGGACCGGACAACGCATCACGGAAGTGGGCGAGGAACTCGATTGCGTGCTGGCAGCCGACATCAACGACGACCACACGCAAGTGGCCCTGGGCGGCCCCAGTCGCGTGGTCCGTATCTATGCCGTGGCCGACGGCGCGCTGGTGAGCGAAATCCGCAAGCACACGGACTGGATCACCGCGATCGAATACAGCCCCGATGGGGTATTGCTGACCACGGCCGATCGCAATGGCGGCATGTTCGTGTGGGAAGCCGAGACGGCGCGCGAGTATCAGAACCTGAAAGGGCACACGCTGGGGATCACGGGCGTCAGTTGGCGGATCGATGGCAACGTGCTGGCCAGCGTCAGCGAAGACGGCACAATCAAGCTGTGGGAGATGGAGAACGGCACCCAAGTGAAGAACTGGGCCGCGCATCCGGGCGGCGGGACGGCGGTTCATTTTGCCATGGACGGACGTTTGGTCTCGTGCGGCCGGGATCGGGTGACCAAGATCTGGGATCAAAACGGCGCCCAGCAGCGCGCCCTGGAGGCTTTCGGCGATATCGCGCTGCGAACCGCGTTCACGCACGATGGTGCCCGCGTGGTTGCCGGCGATTGGACCGGAGACATTCGCCTCTGGGCCGCCGCGGATGGCAACCTGGCAGGCCGTTTGGCCAGCAATCCGCCCACGCTAGCCATGGTGGCCACATCGGAAGCCGCGCGTGCAGCAGCCGCCAAAGCAGCCGTCGAACAGGCCAATGCCGAAGTGGCCGCCGCTCAGAAAGCCGCCGAGGACAAGAACGCCGCGGCTACCGCCGCTGGCGAAAAGCTGAAAGCGGCGCAGGCCGAGGTCGAGAAGCTGGCTGCCGAGAAAGCCGCGGCCGACAAGCAATTGGCCGATAAGGCTGCCGCCGCCAAGGGGGCCGCGGAAGCAGCGGCTGCGGCCGCGAGCGCCGCGCAAAAGGCCGCCGAAGAGAGCGCCGCCTTCGAGCAAACGCAGACAGCCCGAGCAAGCGCGGCGAAATAG